taaagtcatagtaaccttaGTAATTGTGTGtcttaacaccaaggggaaaacccgaggaaccacccccggtgaattccactcgatgtaatcatcaaggtgaacgtaagaggatccaccctcgaggttcacacttgaggggttgcacgacagagccgtatcggaagtggttaaggaggaaatcaccctcgatgaccacgaatggattgctacactacagagatctcatcaggagtgatgtgagGTTCCATCCTCggtactcgatggtaactctgcagagtcgagcaacaaaaggggaaagTGATATGCGGTGCCTAGGcctggtcttcgatgatgaagcaggggcaacaaggacaaggtgggggtcaatgatgggtcactaaccaacctatactaagcagtttaggtaacaataagcaggtaacaaaaacaggctatgcatcagagtaggatcatacagaaagcagtagcagttctaatgcaagcatgagagggaaagaaatgtgcgatatcggaatgctcaaggggggggggcaggtttgcttgcctggaagctctgctggaaaagaagaagtgtcgtcgacgtagtcgatcacaggggcaacatcggtctcggggtctaccggagggaagagagggaagaaacagtaaatatagagcaaacaatgcatcacaaggcataacatggtaACACGCAACGCTAGGAGTGTTCTAACGTAGTGCTGCATGATACAGGTgaaggggaattcaaccgggaaggtaTTCCTGGTTCCGGACTTGTATCAGACAGATGACCGAAGGGGAAAGTTCCatattcagatagttagaggcatctgacaggaaaACGgatcgcgtattcggattcgtttcatttttctaagcaactttcatgtagaaaacattttcatccgagctacggtttaaattctatgaatttttaaagcttAAAGTAgtttctggaattatttaaattaataaaaaggctAGCCAACTCTCCTTGAGAAGGCTCCCTCGATTGGGCCTTCGTCGGCCATCGGATCTGGCTTTCTAGCATGTCTGAATAGTCAGATCTGTACCTCGCGGTCAAACCCAATTTTCATCTCGCAGTTGTTTTAGTTGTCCAATTACGAGTGGGCTCACGCCGGGCGCTCGTTGGCTGGGTTGGCTATTTCCCGGTGCACCAGGTTTTGCCCAATGAGCTCAGCACGCTCCGCACTCAATCGCCTGCTTCTCGCCCCACGCCCACCCGACCCGCCAAACGAACCCTAACGCCCTTTCTCATCCCCCTCCATCCCCACAAGCCACCAcactcctccctctctccctcatcCTCTCCTCACCTGCAGCCGCCGGCGTTGTCTCTCCActcgcctcctcctctcctctacCACGTCGTCGTTGATCCACCGCCGACCTTCTCCTCTGCTTACCTCCTCCTGTCCTCTTCCATGTCACCGTCGATCCAGATCGGATGTATCGTCGTGGGGGAGCAGCGCCGGCAGGGTCTTCGCGGTGCGGGTGGGGGGTAGGATGCAACGACAAGGGGAGGGAGGAGGCCGGTGAGGAAGGCAAGCAACAGCGGGTGGGGGTAAGGGGCAGGGTGAGGCCTCGCGCACCTGCCGGCGGCCGGCGGGTCGACTTGTCGCGCCACCGCGTCGTAGTCTCCTCTGCGCCATGAGGTGCCACCTCTGCCTCCACCCCCCGCCGGGCAAGGAGCTCGAGGTGAACATGCAGTGTGGGAAGGCGAGAGGAAGTAGGAgctcatgtctcctccaatggatgtCTCGTGCATCTGGAGTACAAGGAGAACAACACGTGCCTGTTGGAGGTGGCTCGAGCGATGCAGGCCAGCGGTGAACTAGGTGCTCCACTCTTTCGCTCCCTCACTTCCTCCTCACTCATATTTTACTTTGCTAATATTTGTATTTTTAAACTTGAGGTGTGCAGATCTGACATAGAAGACCACGTTCCTCAGGGATCCCAGAATATATTAGACAATATGGTAGTCCAATGCTTTTTTGAAGTATATATTGGCACTATGCTGAAAAGGGACATGATAGGTGAAGTTTTATTATCTATCCTGGTAGAATAATCCAAAGAAGATATGTTTTACTCACCAATTTATATGCCTGACTGTGCTGCTATTGTTACTATTTTCCTAATGGATGCTCCTAAAATTGTTTCGGTGCTCTTCTACCAAGATTGACCAAATTAGTGTTCTGCTAAAGTAAAAGTCATAAGACTGAAATAACATGGGTCAGCCTTTGTATGTCTGCCAGTGCTACAAATTATTTGAATGAAAGATCTAAAAATACACAGCACATCGTATGTCCATAGTTGTGATGATGATAGGTGAAGAGTCTTGGCCTGTTCATTACATTAATTTGAAAGCTTGTGTTCTTTTGAGCTTACATTATGTAGCATCTCTACTGTAGGTTTGTAAGTAGCTTTCTCCTTTATCTGATGGAAATCATAATTGTTTTACAGGAAGTGAAGACTGCCAGTCATCGCGCCATATTCCCGTGAGCTCCATTCATATTACTATATGCTTAAAACGCCGTGCTCTCCTTCTCTACATCATGTGGTAGTAGTATTTACTTGCCATTCATGCATCTTGTTCCATCATGTCAGTCATATCTTACATATCGCGCTTAACTGATTTGCTCAGTTCCTCTGCTATGATTTTCTCTCGTGTTTTTCGAACATTTTTGGTTACTATAGATTATCATGCCATCTTGCTGCAATGCATTCAAACCTGCAAATAGCTTTGTAAATAGAATTATGTGCCCAGGCATTTGATTGTGCTTACATGTTTCCAAATGGGGCCTCTCTTCGTACATAATTGAACATGGGATTGAACCCATGGTCACATCATATTGTGAGACATGTCTGAAACGTCTAAGCTGGGAAATCAGGTCGATTTATCTGACTACTGAAAATGAGCATCCGAATATCTACAGAACTTATCCACTTCCAGCCGAATATCAATTATAAAAAATCCACCGTGTACCATGATCAATTAAATAGTCTTGCTTAAGTTTATGCTACCTCCGTATGCTAAATGAATGTTCACTTGTGTTCAAATTTCAAGGAAGTGTGCTTCACGCTTCTGTTTCTGCAATATGATTTAGAGTATATGATTTCATTTTCCTACTTTCCTAGTTATAAGTTTATTGGCATCAAAGTAGAGCTTCAGGTTTATGGTTCACTATATCATTGCAAAGTAGTTTATGGCTCAGTATATCACTGCAGGTTCCTTACACCATCAAATTTCAatgtttttgtatttttgttgattGAAGCATGTTCTTCGACTATAAAATAGCAGAGATTTCTTTTATTATCAATTCTAATATCTTTTTGATACATTGCAGGTTTGCTATCAAACTCTCAAAAAGGAAAAACAACTTTACTCTGTTTTTTTGGAGAACCTTCCTGTAGAGTACCTCGACACAGACAAATATGCGATCAAGGATATATTCGATGGATTTTCACTCAAAACTTGGAGGATATTTTTTGTAGGTCCGTTGCTTGCTTTATTGTTTTCTTACTTTCCATTCTTCAAGACAATATCTTCCTAGCATTGCTCTATAAATTTAAATCCATCTTTTTGTTCTTTGGATTATCATGGCGTACTCGTCCTGTCTAATCCAAGAAAGGGCCTTCATGTTTGCAGATAGTTTGGTGCTCTCAtggttattttgtagtgattttccttCCGTTCATTACTTGGTAACCATCTACTGCAGCTCAACTATTGTCCAGTTGCTGACCTTATGGTGAGTGATTGATGGTGCATGTTTTCCTATTAGTTTCTTTCTATGCCAATGTCTGAATTTTACCTTGCCGTTTTGCATTTCTCCAGGCCTTTCATTCTCACTGTGATTCCCCGAGATGCGCTATTAGTAGGCATCCACTTCCTAATAAAAATCTGGCAGTCAACTTGAACGAGTCATTTATCTAGCTACAGCAACCTTCATTGCTTTTGCAGTCAACTTGAACGTCTATACCTGCTAAATATTTACACGTTAGTATATAGCCAGAAAGTCAGATGATCATTCCATGTTGGTTAGCCGTGATAAATCTAATTTCTAGAGTAGCAGATGATTCGTGTCAGGTTTCTTTTAGAGATTGAAATATGTCTTGACTCTAAAATAAGTAGTACAACATCCAGTTCTGCATAGTTGAAAGCATACTATCTAAAACTGGACGGCCTTCTAAAGCTCTGAAACTACTATTTGTTGTGTAATCTGTATCCCCTTTTCATACTCTATATATGCTTTCTACTTAGTAGAAAAAAATGCGTGAGAACGATGGCCCAGAGGATGCGAATTGCACTCAAATATAtgcaggtttcttgccaaactaacTGCCACTATTTTATTTCAGGTGCTTCTTCTGTAACTTTTTAGCTGGCTCTTCTCATTTCCTGGCGAACTTTTTAGTCTGTACAGTCGAATCGTTGGAAGTTGTTTTCTACTATCTATAGAGGTTTTATCCAAACTATTAGTTGCCTGACTTGCTTTTTCGAAATGCACCGTCCTGATAGACCAAGTGGACCCACACATTTCCATGGGATTTTAGAAAAATATATATGAATTTGCATACATTTTCTAAATTTCTATCTTTTCTTATCCATGCTTCCCCATAGATATATAGCAGGCTCAACAAAAACGAATGTCCAATTGTGTCCAAATTTCAAGGAAGTGTGCTTCACGCTTCTCTTTCTACAATATGTTTCAGAGTATATGATTTAATTTTCCTACTTTCCCAGTTACAATACTGTGTACTTCAGTCTTAGCTTTGCTTTGGGAAAAATAGGTATGCAGGTTATCGAAAGCTCCATTTTTCTCCATTATATAGATCATATAGCTTTGTGATCGAAGGTAGGTTGTCACATATGGGATGTTGCTTGTGAAAGTTATATACAGCCATGAGTTCCTGGCAAAATAATCGCAGCTCATGTTACTAGGATCAGGGAACCTCGACCATTTTTCTGAAACATGTCGCAGCTCATGTTCCTACTTTCCCAGCTACACTACTATGTACTTCATTCTTACCTTCGCTTTTGGAAGTTACATTGCTTTCTTTTCCCTCATAAACTTGCTAACGATATTGGCGAAGTAATCCCGACTTCAGATTTCCCATTGAATAAATAACTAATTTAGTTTGTTCAAAAATTGTAGGTCAAGATCCATGAATAGGAGCAAGGCATCACACCAGCTCTGAGAAGAAAAAGATATGAAGAAAAAGATAGAACAGTGTTCTGCTTCGAAGCAAAAACATTTTGCGTGtaataatctctactcctaatggagcagttggtagtctcgctttcaggtttttcttcgtcccaccattttcgtccggttttttttcgtaggttaaccgtcgtagatttttttcgatgatggtttcttattcaccggtttatttacccttcagctctttccttgcaaatcaggactttccaaacgtgcatgcaatcacggatctaaatttactaacttatccaaatcaaccgataccttttattattgcaaatttctttaggaaacaaataatagattttaaggaaacaaataaaagattttaaagacacatcatactttactaataatcactaaaaatcaaatctaaattaattaaccttaccttaaattactcaatcactttaattagaaaatattttctttcctaactgcacctcgcttagtgtgcacataacaatctgaagtaattagagtcacatgattgaatccatttatttagagcgacatgattgcgttccgggatggagaccatgatttcgtcgaggtcgttgctgcctcctacactcagggtgtgtcgccgagattgaggcgagcatgaggagctgtggccaccgtCATGGTCACCtcatcgcaggggatggagcacgccgtcggcctacagcttgtggagatcagCACTTTCCAAACATGCACGCAATCACGAatttaaatttactaacttatccaaatcaaccgatatcttccattattgcaaatttctgtaggaaacaaataatatattttaaggaaacaaataaaagattttaaagacgcatcgtactttactaacaatcactaaaaatcaaatctaaattaattaaccttatcttaaatcactcaatcactttaattagagaacattttctttcctaactgcaccccgcttagtgtgGACATAACAATCtgaagtaattagagtcacatgattgaatccatttatttagagcaacatgattgcgttccgggatggaggccatgatttcgtcgaggtcgttgctgcctcctacactcagggtgtgtcgccaagatcgaggcgagcatgaggagctgtggccaccgccatggtcaccccatcgcaggggatggagcacgccgtcggcctacagcttgtggagatcactgttgctcttcaggtcgcgtggtgaccggatcttgccgatgtgtccctccccgacgacctcctcttcgcccggttggccggcatggatctcgccactactgccctcaacttctctgcctcgagctcgacggtcagccaccatggatcccccagctggagggtcacgtgaaccagccgtcctcccatgctgcagcggcgagaaggtgacatggctctccgtacacgaagagtggagtgtggagttcggtcaagtacttatatacttggcctctactgctgatccatgtacatggagaagaacagacaaccgctcattcatgcttcgttccactcctttgcgctacattactggaggtgacattttcctatctctctatgttgtaacaagcctgttgcctgcatagttaatggattttttatttaaatttatcgctgcttagtgctttgttgcaattgttcacgcaagattcttatatataatctgagcgtatgtaggcatacttagctttgctattccatttttttggcgcatagaaataagagtattgtccaggttaggtattcaattgagtatggtatttggattgctatcagaatgtcttttctatgcatgtgatttctcacatctggttataatatttgtgaagacatgtgttgcacgtgcacttggaagcgggcccgtggcccgcgctggacggcgccgacgccgacccgagccacctcgtccgcgtattcttggagctgtggctggtctatttacatgaaattaattccctcagttctggtggcaaatataatacacataatccatattgttatgcactagcgtgtatgtgtgaaatagatggattatggtcccgtacccaataagatggatatgtgtgtgtgttagagagagagggagagggggatagagagtgaggaagacggagggagagtgtgtgtctatgtgtgtgtgaggatttgatggtaaaaaaggtcgccaatgtcgtaatattgaactcttaaagttaatgtggccccgttgcaacgcacgggcgtttttCTAGTGAACTGTAATTTACCACAATCTCTCTAAAACAGGCTTACCTATTACCAGTCCGTTGCTTGCTTTTGTATTAGGATACATTCACGTTGTTTAGTTATGGTTTGTATGAATGAAATTACCTTTTTAATCAAGCTTCAAAATTCTTATGTGCAGTGAAATTGTATCTAGCACTTTGTaaagaacaaatgaaacacatttcAAATAACTCTTTAGTCTAAATTGACACCTTGTGCCATTAGACATCATAATCATAAATGGTTGCTAAAGAGTTTGAATTGGTAAAGTAGTTACATCTGTTGTTTCAAGTCTGGACTGTTCCTCTATGGTAAAACATAATTTAATTTTCAAAACACTTTGTGTTTGAAATGGACATTGTGGTGGTTGGTGTAATGGGCCATATGTGTAACCATGCATTCAGAGAAATCCGAAATAATAGGACAAGAGAAATCTCACCAGTTAAGTATGCTTCTCTCGCGCAAATGAGGAACTGAGGAAGAAACGGGGATAAATAGGCACGATGGATGCAGGCGCGACTCCGAACGGGCCACACAAAGAATTGTTCCTGGACCTTTCAAATACCTATGCTTTCATATACAAACATGTTTTTTTTCAAACTCAGATTTCTCATGGTGATAACCATATTTTTAACTAAAAATGCTTCCTTCGTTGGTCTATGCATGTTATACATTTTTTTAACTCAGATTTCTCAGTATGATAAACATATTTTCAATATAGCATGACTTTAACACATGGTCTTTATATTACCCATATCGAATATGTccttgcaaaatgaaactattttcaaCGACAACATGACTTTagtgggtctctgcgccatttggcgcaacagaTCAACTAGTTTAtattaacagaaaaggaaaaatgacaTCAACATGACGTgttgatgacgtcagcagtcaacagactcgctgaccaggtcaaacctgacctgtgggtccaatgggacccacatgtcagcctatgTTAGTCTAACAATGCATTAAACTAacaaatctaggttaattagctactggaccccacctgtcagtgactcatTGGTTAACTAATTATTTTTAGTTATAAAAACATTTCAATTAACTTAATTGTGCGGTGGGGCCGCTTGTCAATGACACTGGGCTGcctagtcagcagttgactgggtcaacccagtcaactggggcccGTGGGGCCCACTGGCAGGGAGCCAGGGGTGGGGCCCGACCAGCCACGTCGGTGGAGGCAggcgcctcgccgccggcgacgCTAGGACGCGGCGGAGCCGCTCGAGCCTCATCGGAAAACGTCTACATGTAGCCGTTTCACGCACGTGAGGGTGCGTTCGAACGGGCGAACAACGCCGCATCGAATGGTGGCAGAGGCACGGCCGGACttggccggaaacggcgccggcgacgaggtttgcggcGGAGCGGCTACGGTCGATGGCGGAAAAGATGCTACAGCGTGCTACGGAGCAAAAGGAAAGGATGGGGAGGACCTGCACGGAGCAGCGAGTCCAGCGGGCGCGAccccgtgaccaaaaggtcaccggaagcATGCCGGCGACGAGCGGAGGTGGCGACGTGTTCAGGCGCAAGCAGAGCAACGGCTACGAGAGCTTAAGAGGCCAGGGGAGTGTGGCGAGAGGATGAGGGGCTCACCGCGCGATGCAAGAAAGGACCGTGGGAGGTTTAGGAGCTGTTGTGCAGTGGATCGACGTCGGCGCGCTCCGGTGATCCAAAGTGTAAGACGAGGCCGGGGCAGCGTTCGGGGGCACCCGACATCCTGTGGCTCGTCGGGGAGGCGTAGTCGAGGGAGGCGGAGCGGTTGGACACGATGGCACGTCGAGGAGGGGCCGGTGGCTACGCGGGCGAGCAAACGGAGGAGACGGCAGTGGCGGCCTTGGCGGAGAGGGGAAGCAGCAGCGCATGGGGGAAGGGGGGTCTTAGTGGGGAGGCGGAGAGGGAGCGCAATGGGGAGTGGGCGAGTGGGGAGGGAGCCCNNNNNNNNNNNNNNNNNNNNNNNNNNNNNNNNNNNNNNNNNNNNNNNNNNNNNNNNNNNNNNNNNNNNNNNNNNNNNNNNNNNNNNNNNNNNNNNNNNNNNNNNNNNNNNNNNNNNNNNNNNNNNNNNNNNNNNNNNNNNNNNNNNNNNNNNNNNNNNNNNNNNNNNNNNNNNNNNNNNNNNNNNNNNNNNNNNNNNNNNNNNNNNNNNNNNNNNNNNNNNNNNNNNNNNNNNNNNNNNNNNNNNNNNNNNNNNGCTGGGCTGGTTCGGtgggttaggtgggccggcccaggtgggttCGGTCCAGGGAGGGGGTTCCTCTTTCCTCtcccttttctctttttcctttttcttttttaaagcttttctgttttagctattttaggccacataggcattttacaaaaatgttggttcaccatcaatattaccaggagaatattttacacatgatgaacattttaattttcatgtttgagcatttttgaaattcacacacaatttgaaattgaattcaactggaatttgaaatggAATATTGATTAAAGTGGCTAAGCACTGTTATAGCAAAATGATTAGCTTGATCTCTAGGATTACTATAGCAtccttacaccggggtgttacaaaatTTTTCTTAAGAAAGTGCGTCCTAGGAAAATTTCCTTAAGAAAATGCTTCCTTAGAAAATTTCCGTAAGAGACTTCTTAAGACAATGAGTCAGAAGAAACTTTTCTTAAGAAACTTCTTATGAATGTTTCTTCCAAACAAAATTTTCTTAACGAAGTTCTTTAGCAAATGTGTCGGAAGATATTTATCTTAAGAAACTTGTTTACCAAATGATTCCTAAGAAAATTTTCTTACTAATCTTCTTAAGAAAATGCGTGGGAGAAAACTTCTCTTAAGAAAGTACTTCCAAAGAAAATTTCCTTACGAACATTCTTAAGAAAATGCGGCGGAATAACCTTTTCTTATGAAACATCTTAAGaaagtgcttccttagaacttttttTTATGAACCTTCTTTAGAAAATGCACCGGAAGAAACTTTTCCTAAGAAACTTCTTAAGAAAGTGCCTCTGAAGAAAATATTCTTAATAAACTTCTTTAGAAAATGCGTTGAAAAAACTTTTCTTAAGAAACTTCTCAAGAGAGGGCTTCCTAAGAATATTTTCTTAAGAATATCAAAAAAATTCCTTAAGAAACTTCTTTAGAAAATGTGTTGGAAAAAACTTTTCTTAATAAACTTTTGAAGAATGTCCTTCCTAGCTTAAGTTTCTTAAGAAACTTTTTTTAAAAATGTGTCGAAAGATACTTATCTAAAGAAACTTCTTCAGCAATTGATTCCTAAGAAAATTTCCTCACTAATCTTATTAagaaaatgtgtccaagaaaacttctctcaAGAAAGTTCTTAAGAAAGTGCTTCCTAAAAAATTTCCTTAAGGACCTTCTTAAGAAAATACGGCGGAATAAacttttcttataaaacttcttaaGAAAGTGCTTCCTCCGAAAATTTTCTTAAGAAACTTCTTTAGAAAATGCATCGAAAGAAACTTTTCCTAAGAAAATTCTTAGGCAAGTGCTTCCGAAGAAAACTTCCTTAAGAAACTTTTCCTAAGAAACTTACTTAAGAATCTTCTTTAGAAAATGTATCGGAAGAAACTATTCTTAAGAAACTTCTCAAGAGAGGGCTTCCTAAGAAAATTTCCTTAAGAAAGATCGTAAGAAAATGCGTCGGAAGAATCTTTTCTTAAGAAAATTCTTAAGAAAGTTCTCCCAAAGAAAATTTCCATAAGAAACTTCTTTAAAAAGTGCTTCCTAAAGAAATTTCCTTAAGAAACTTCTTAAGAAAGTGATTCCAAAGAAAATTTCTTAAGAAACTGCATAAGAAGAAACTTTTACTAAGAAACTTCTTAAGAAAGTTCTTCCGAAGAAAGTGCTTCTCGGGTTCAGTAAgcaaacgcctcgctcgggttcaattatagCGAACATGGCTCGCACAACGCGCGCGTACGAGAGAGAAACACGCAACCACACTGCATCGCTCCGCCCCGataacccaccgtaaccgggaatccCCTAAAATTTCCTTGCCCttacttctaccacgattttttccatcatggacggcccaaagaatgtaatgcaggtgcgtctccggcccgcccgggacgaaaagcccatttgctATCATGATTTTatctcatagaagtaggagcccaccacatatacgatgatacatgtttttgtcacagttatcttcatagaagtgtcataagcatgatagaaaaaaaatcgtttgggtcaaaatgtcatggatgtgtcttattTTGTAGTGTTTCTAGGAAATTTTTGCTTAAGAAACGTCTTAATAAAATGTGTAGGGAGAAAATTTCGTAAGAAGGTGCCTTCTAAAAAAATTCTCCTAAGAAACTTTTTTAAAAGGTGCTTCCTAAGAAAATTTCCTTAGGAAACTTCTTTAGAAAATGCATCGGAAGAAATTTTGTTAAGAAATTTCTCAAGAAAGGGCTTCCTAAGAAAATTTCCTTAAGAAATATAGTAAGAAAATTTGTCGGAAGGAACTTTTTCTTAAGAAAGTTCTTCcaaataaaatttccataagaaactTCTCAAGAAAGTGCTTCCTAATAAAATTTCCTTAAGAAAGTGCTTCCGAAGAAAAGTGCTATAACCAAATGTGTAAGAAAAAAACTTTTCTTAAGAAACTTCTTAAGAAAGTGCCTCACCAGAAAATTTCTTAAGAAACTTCTATAGAAAATGCGTCAAAAGAAACTTCTCCTAAGAAACTTTTTAAAAAGTGCTTGCGAAGAAAATTTGCTTAAGAAACTTCTTTAGGAAATGTGTCGAAAGAAACttttcttatgaaacttctcaaGAAAGGGCTTCCTTAGAAAATCTCCTTTAGAAAAATCTTAAAAAAATGCGTTGGAAGAAATTTTCTTTAGAACCTTCCTAAGAAAGTGTTTCCGAATTTTTTTCCTTAGGAAACTTCTTTAAAAAGTGCTTCCTAAGAAAATTTCCATAAGCAACTTCTTTAGAAAATGCATCGAGAGAAACATTTCCTAAGAAAATGCTTAAGAAAAGTTTCTTAAGAAAAGTTTCTCCGACGCGTTTTCGAAAAAAGTTTCTTAAGGAAATTTT
The sequence above is a segment of the Triticum dicoccoides isolate Atlit2015 ecotype Zavitan chromosome 1A, WEW_v2.0, whole genome shotgun sequence genome. Coding sequences within it:
- the LOC119275812 gene encoding uncharacterized protein LOC119275812 isoform X1, whose protein sequence is MVVQCFFEVYIGTMLKRDMIGSEDCQSSRHIPVCYQTLKKEKQLYSVFLENLPVEYLDTDKYAIKDIFDGFSLKTWRIFFVDSLVLSWLFCSDFPSVHYLVTIYCSSTIVQLLTLWCFFCNFLAGSSHFLANFLVCTVESLEVVFYYL
- the LOC119275812 gene encoding uncharacterized protein LOC119275812 isoform X3 yields the protein MVVQCFFEVYIGTMLKRDMIGSEDCQSSRHIPVCYQTLKKEKQLYSVFLENLPVEYLDTDKYAIKDIFDGFSLKTWRIFFVDSLVLSWLFCSDFPSVHYLVTIYCSSTIVQLLTLWSRSMNRSKASHQL
- the LOC119275812 gene encoding uncharacterized protein LOC119275812 isoform X2 yields the protein MQASGELGSEDCQSSRHIPVCYQTLKKEKQLYSVFLENLPVEYLDTDKYAIKDIFDGFSLKTWRIFFVDSLVLSWLFCSDFPSVHYLVTIYCSSTIVQLLTLWCFFCNFLAGSSHFLANFLVCTVESLEVVFYYL